Genomic segment of Coffea arabica cultivar ET-39 chromosome 1e, Coffea Arabica ET-39 HiFi, whole genome shotgun sequence:
aaTGTACAAAGGAATGAAGCATGGTTTAGGAAGATGTTGCCCCAACGATTTGTAGTTAAGTATATTTTCAGTAGGTTCTTGGCATTATTTACTATAGTTCACTGATTTATTCCCTTATGCTAGCAAATTTTGGCACATTTTGGAAAGCCGAAACTGTTCTCCTTGCAAGCTTATGTATTCGGTACAATTTCTCTGGGGAAGTACACTGAATTACGTTGAGGTTGTGCCTTGGTTTCAAACCCCTAAAGTTGTTTTGCATTACTTAATTAACTATGGTTAAGTTCAACATAAAGAACTAAAAAATTGACCAGAATATCTTTTGGAGAGATGAAGCTATGTTCCCCCTTTACATCAAATACCATCATTTTACTCCAAGATGGTATGTTGCTATAAGATCTGTTGCCAAATTTAGTCAGACTAATACATGTGTATGGTTTTCATGCACAAATCCTTTACTGAGCACCAATACAAAATATTGCATACCCATTATTATAGTATATTCATATGTATCATGCATGATAGGATATATGTTATCCAGGCATCATTGGTCGTTCAGTTCAGAAAACTTCAAAGCAAATTCTAGCTGTTTATGTAAAGCAGATCTTTGATGAGTGAGAAACAGGGGAAGAAGAGTTCAAATGGTTGATGGATGAAAGGATTTTAAATTTGGCCATCTCATATGTGTAGGAATTTAGGACATCTTTGTACTCAGTTTATATCAATTATGAATCACAACTGTATTATTTTCTTCAAAAGATGTAGTCCGGATATTTGTTCACTGTAAAGTTTGTTAACGCGTGTAGGAATTTGGGACTTCTTTGTACTCAATTTATGGCAATTATGAAATGCAACTGTATTCTTTTCTTTGGAAGACATACTCTGGATGTTTGTTCACTATAAAGTTTGTTAACATACTCAACGGGCTGGCTAAGTTCAATGAAAGAAGTTCAAGGGTTAAAGTGTAGCTACTTATGATTTCGTGCTTTGGTCATTTTGCATCCTCATTAGCTTTAGTTATTTATTTGAAAGGATTAAGATATTGTTATGTGGGTCAAGAGGTTAACAGATAGTGGGTTAGCCACTTTTTCATGGATATTTATTGGTGTAAAATCATATTCATGGGCCTGACCCAATATTTCTGAAGATAAATATTAACTAGAAGTCCTGTAAATTATAGTTTGTCTGGAACTAGGAATAATGTATTAATTCTCATAGTGGATTAGAAAGAATTGAACTCCTGGTGCTGGGTCATGAATGAGAATTTGGTGCACTGGATGCCAATAATTGCTGCACTTTTCTGTCGCATTTCGTTTGTTCTTCTTTCATTGAAGAGAGGTGGACCGCCATGACTGATTTGGTGGATGTTATATATGATTAATGTTCCTTGTAGAAACATTTGTTGTTTTGGAGTAGTGGCTTTGAGTATGTCTCCCTCTCGTCCTGTAAAACTGCCTCAGTTTGGTGAACCAAAAGTTAAACATGACAACTAGCTTCAAAAAGTGTTAAAATTAGCAAAGTGATGATAGTGTCATTTATATCTAGTTTCAGTGGGCTTAACATGAGAAATGATCTCTTGCTGGAATCTTGGCAAGAGATTTCTTGTTTACACTGTCCCTGGGTAGTTCATAATCGCATCATTAATCTTTTTCTACATATGAGAGGACTCTTATGAGATGTTAATCCTCAGGCATGGAAGATCTTTATAATTAACCTACAACCATGAAGGATGTGAGCTCAATCAAAGAATTTGGCTTtagctttacaaaaatataatcAAGCTATGTCACTAGAAATTGATCCATTTGGTTGAAGTTATATACTCTATCGGGTAGGACTATCCACACAAGTAATGGAAAAGGTGCAATATTTAAGATTTTGTTTTTAAACAGATTCTTTTGTAGTTAAAAATGTAAATGTGGCTCTTTTTGCCTGGCTACTTGTTACTGCTCCTACTTATGACATACATAGCTAAGTATATTTTTTGTGAGCAACAAGGAGGACTTTGTGGTTTAAACTTTTCTGTATTATTGTCATATATTTTGTTCCAAATGTTGTCTAATATcttagttttctaattttgatgCATTGACTTTTGCAGTTTGAAGTACATTAATGTTGCAATGGTCACAGTCCTGAAGAATGTAACAAACGTGATAACTGCTATTGGTGAAATGTATCTTTTTAATAAGCACCATGACAACAGAGTTTGGGCTGCTCTTTTCCTAATGGTATGTTTCAACAACTATAAGATAATTTTCCACAATATTTTAGCTCTTTACTGAAgttaaaattatacaaattcTGAAAGACTTGTATGTGTACATTTTATGTATGCACATTTTTTTATCAGTGAATTTGATTTACGTACATTTTTTTAGTCAGTGAATTTGTTGGATGCACATTGTAAATGATTTTATGTATAAACCATTTTAGTGAAAACGATTTGGAAAAAATTGTAGATGCAGCTAGAAGTGAAATGCTGAAATTCATCTTGAATGTGTATAAATACTAAGAAAACTGAATTTTCAGCTTTTGAAGGAATGGAATTGGTGAAACTTGTAGGATAAAGTATTTAGCTGAGTTGAGTGCTTCAAGAGTTTAGCTTAAGATGTTCATTAtgcattaatcatgatttcccATAGAGATTAAAGCAGTTTTGATGACTTTAGTGCTTCAATAGCTTTATTTGGGTTAGTGGAGATGACTTGCAAGTACTTTAGCTTTTCAATGTGACTAAATATGTTCTTGGATGAATTGTTGGGCAACTTAGATGCACCAGTCtttcaaaaaattgcagcagccATGTTAAGTTTCGAATAAATTGGAGATAGATGTTTCATGTTCTTCATATGTGTATAAGGTAGATTTTAAATTGAAGAGTTAATGGTTACTTCACCTAAGATGATTTATACTTGTTTACGATTAACAAATGAACCAGTTAGCATTAATGATTAAAGTATCAAAAATGAAGTCACAAGAATAAACTGACTTAATACCTAGTATGTTTTTTTGTTCAACTGTCATGCTTTATAGGGCATGATAATGTAAATGTGGAAATCTAGAGGAGATAATTGTGAACCTCCCTTTGTAACTCTTTAAGGACTATGCATTTTAGTGAAAGTCCAACCCCAGATATATGTATAGTTGCTCAGCCACTGCTGCTTGCAATCTCATCCATATTTAACTTTCTCACGGAATTTTGAAATGTTTCATCTGCCATTTTGGTGGTTAAAGTGGCTTTGTTTAACATATGCATGCTTACAGCGCATTTACTCtgattgtattttcttgttgatATGGTTTCAAGTTTTGAACCTACACTAAACTGGAGATAATCAATTGACAGGAAGTTCTCTTGTGCAGATTATTTCAGCAATCTCTGGGGGGATTACGGATCTCTCCTTTCATGCTGTTGGTTACACATGGCAGATCATCAATTGTTTCCTGACAGCATCGTACTCTGTAAGTTCATTGCATTAAAATGCTAATCTTTTGCTTTCGGTAATTGAATATAGTTGTGCGCATAGATGATTGAATTTTTCTCCCCTTTTTCATACTTAGTTGTACATTCTACTTATTTATACAGATTGCTGTATGGCATGGATGATTTTGCTTTTATAAAAAATGCGGTTGCTTCGGGGCAGATTGACTTCTTGCTTGCACTtgtattaatttatttattctgtTGATTGTAGGTACATGTAACAAAGTGGCAACACGTGCCATTATTTTCTTGCTTGACATTGTTTTCTGTTGGCGTATCATAGATTGCGTGAAGAATTCAGTGGAAGGGGTCAAAATTGATTTTCCTTGCTTAATTTAAATGTATTATCTTAAAACTAGGTGGCATGCATGCCTTGGAAGCATGTAAAAATATTTTCTATCTGCTATTAAACATTTTCCAATTAATATTTTTCTGCAAAGTAACACTTTTCTGGTTTTGTTTCCTCCAGCTGGAGATGCTTTGCTACTTTGAATTGTgcaaacttttcttttgttggtgGGAAATTAGAGTAAAATCTGTTACCTGATGGCAAATCATTAATagtacttctttcttttttttttcaaaatttctagCAGGGAGGGGTGGGATTTAAGAAGCAAGGAGGGGCAGGGGGATTAGAACCCAGAACCTTTTAAGTCCTTCATTAATAGTACTTAAATAATGTCCATTACTAAAACTTAATGCGGCCCTTTAGTCCTTCCTCTTTCCCCTGCCTGAGTGCCTTGCCTACTTAGGTGGGCCTCAACTTATCATGCATGGTACAGATATGTACATGTATCTCACTAGGTAACCTATTGCTTATAATAGTGCTATACATGATAGCAGATTATCATATTCTTACAATTACTATTAGTGCAGTTAATGTGATAGCAAATCAAAGTTATAAACTTTGCAAGTACAGAGAAGATAGGATTGAAATATGATTGAAATCACAATCTCAGAAAACATGCTAGGAAAATGACTTTCTCCAGGTAAAATATCTTCAAAGCAAATGGTTTATAGGTTGAACTTTGATGACAACATCTCATGACCAAGGTAAATGTAAAAATAGGGGGAAGTTGTTAAGGAAGGAAAGCCAAAAAGTAAATGGAGAACTAGAAGCTCAATATTGGGAAAGTGGACTCTTTTCTTTAGAAATCAAGTTATATGGGCTGATTCTGTATCTGATACTGATTCTGTATCTGATATTATATGAACGGGTTGATTGGTTCACTGGGATCAATTACATGAGCACTTCTGTCTCTGGTGGGCACTAAGCATTAAAATACCTGAGGTAGTTGCAGCAACAATAGCATGCTTAAACCATTGGATCATCGAAGAATCAATTTTGAACAGGCAAAATTGACTTTTTCTTTGGTCTAATTATAAAACCTTTGCTGGTAATCCAGGAGGAACAGATTAAATCTTTCATCTTTTAGAACAATGTGTGTTCGAGCATATATACTGTTTCAGAAATGGACAATAACTTCAAACATGCAATGGGAGAATTAAGTGTTTTGGTTTGAAGCATAGACTTATCTATGATATATAAAGGTCTGCAAGTTTATGCACTATCTTCATTTTGAAGAGCTGCATATGAATATATATTTTATCTTCTTCTGTTACTTTCTATGATGGGGTGCATATGGGCACAAATGGAGATAgaggaacaaaatttaaacCATTGTTGTGAATAAAGATATTTAATATGGTGTTTCTTggattttgtattttgtttaaaTGAAACACATAGTTGGGGCCTCCTCTagtattttaaatttgattgtttATGTTGAAGGAATTTCTTACCGGCTCTATTTAtgctaatctaaaataaaagaacaatCAAATGAAAACTTACTAGCATTCTTGACCTCAGTACAGAAGTAAACTGATAGTTTACACAAAAGAACTCATCTATAATTTGAGTTTGACTGTGCCTTTAGCTTTTTTTATTTAGGAAATATATATATGGTGGGTAGATTCACAAATTTTAAATTGTTGAAGATAATGAGTTTCAGCTggagtttttcctttttgcttttaatGTCTAGGGTACTTGGTGTTTCTAGGGGCTTGTATTGTTTGTCAGGCATCCATGTTGCCTTGCTTTCCTGTGGCAAAGGGTATGCTTATAAATTTGGATTTACATAAGAGATTAATGTCCTGTTACGTGATTTATTCTGCAATGTATTTTCAATATAGTCTCTGGTTTGGCATAATAGTAGAAAAATGTATTTGCATCTGTGTTATCCCATTAGAGGGACTAAACTATGTTGGAAAAATAACAATCAGTTGGTGCAATATGCTTGCTGATAGTTTAAACGTAGTTGAAGCTGTCGATACAGATGGACCCATGACTTAAATAACAAAGTTGTATGTAGAGCCTAATGCCATCTCCACTTTGACAGAGGAGTTTAAAGAATAGCTTCAAACCAAGTCTTCCTTTAAGGCTATTAGTAATTCAAGTTATGACATCAGTCAAATCCTATCTCTTTTTAATCTTTCCATTACCTGTGTCATCAATACAGCATCATCTTATGGCTTGTGAGCCTTGATTTTATCATCTATATTATCTCTTGGACTGGGGTTTGTTTTTAATATGTTGTGACATCACTAATTGCTTCACTTACAATTCCATTGTTTCCTGCTTCTGAGATTTCTTGACCTTTTGCATTGTGTTTTATGGAAGATGCTGACAGTTAGCTTGTTTTCCTATTCTTCTCTTATTCTGCAGTTAACGTTGCGTAGGGTCATGGACACAGCTAAGCAAGTCACCAAATCAGGAGACTTGAACGAGTTCTCTATGGTCCTGCTAAACAACACCCTTTCAATACCTTTAGGGGTTTTGCTTATATTAATATTTAATGAGGTGGATTATCTATCTAAAACGTGAGTTTTGTTATCCTTCTGATGTATTGTGATATGGGGGTGCTTGTGAGTCTCTTCTATACTCTGACTTCTTTTGCGATCCATGTTTATTAATACTTTATTTTAGATgagttttttaaattttaggagGTCCACTTCAATTGTTCTTTTTAAATTAATTCTAGGCTTTCTGCTTTTGAAGGTTAGTTGTAAGCCTTACCCAGTTTTGCTTATGAAATTTAGAACTTGTAGCTGTCCCCCGTTACAATTAGCTTTTGTGAGAGTTTAAATTTTACCTGTTAAACTTTGGCTGACACACGATACAAGCCCCTAGAAACACCAGGAAAGCATTTCTGCTCCTCTGGTTGAGCCCCTGATTTGATAAACTTTGGCTGTATATTTGAATGGTACCAATGGCTAATGTTTGGACTTGCTACTTATTttcatgagagagagagagagggggggagagagagagagttagaTACTCGTGTATGAAATTATTTCTGTAGGAGCTGCCATTTTCTGATTTTGATATCTAGCTTATAATTACTTATTCCTGTGGAGTCTTTTTCTAGGACATTATTACATAAATCATGCTTTTCTAATGATATTGATACAAGTGGATCAATGTTTTCTGTACTTCTAAAAATACACCATATTGCTGTAATATGTTGGCATTCTCTGTATTTACTCTTTCATACCTTTTTTCCTAAATGGTctaagtgcgtaaaaataaataaataaataaaaaggttaTAAGTGCATAAAAGCTAGTGCAGTTGAGTACAACTACATAAATGTTTATGACTAGTTGAAGATTTTAATTATTTCAGCTTTTcatcttatttatttttgtaattaATGGCAGGCCACTTCTAAGATTGCCCATCTTCTGGTTGGTAATGACGTTAAGTGGACTTTTGGGGTTAGCAATCAGTTTTACTTCCATGTGGTTTCTCCATCAAACAGGGGCTACAACCTACAGGTGAGAGTATGAACCCATCAGTTCTTTTTAATATGCAGAAGATTTTCATTATGAGTTCCGAATAGGCTTGTATTCAAAGTGTTACATCAATATTATATGTACGGAAATATTATTCTTCTGTCTTTCAAGGATAGTTGGGTGACCAGATTTGTTTGCATAATAACCCATTCTCTAATTTTATGACCCAATTGCCTTCTCACTCTACATGGATTTGCACCTACTTTCAACCTCCAAAAAGTAAAGAATTTGCACATATACTAGCGTAAAAAGTAAAAAGACGCATGATCTAATCCTTGATACCTTAAACTTCATGGCATCATGCTAGATCTTTTAAAATTAgtgctttttctctttctgaATTTGCTTAAAGTTTTGGTCTCCATTGATTCATCCTGGAGTAATATTACTACTTCTGTAAACAAGAAAGTCTACTTATAACAGAAAACTATAGTGGTTCTTAAAGTATCTGAGTTTCTCCTTGAATTTACATCATTAGTATGGTGACCCCAACATGTTTACCACTTGTTCCTTGAATTGTTATATTTGTTTAGATCATGTTAAAAATACTCATGCCAAAAGCAAGATTGAAAAAATACTTTCTCCGGTCAAACAATTAGCTTAAAGATTAATGGATTCAGTAATGCCAATTTATGAAGAGCATGTATACCAGGCGTGTAGCATGTAAATTGCGGAAAAATATAATTTCAGACCCAAAAGGCAAGGAATAGTAAGGATTTTCCTTTTGCTATAATCTCAGAAAACAAGAGCACAAGGTTGCAAAGTTAGAAGTCAATCTGTGGTTATGTGTAAGAAAGTAGATAGTTTTCAATTGTGGTAAAACATTAAGAGATGTATTTGGTAATTAAGAAGTGTTTTTAAGATCCAAACAACTATATAGACAACTGTAGAACAAAATGTGGAAGGAAAAATAAATCGGCAGATGCTCGTGACTGTATTTTTGAGAACTGtcacttttctctcttgctccTGCCTAGTGGAACATACacactggatttggtttggaatgatAAAATAGGATGTTGTTTCGACTATGGTCCCATTTGAGGGCTAACTGAGCAATCTTTGTTTTATTACTGATCTTTTTGTGGTTcc
This window contains:
- the LOC113703090 gene encoding GDP-mannose transporter GONST1 isoform X4 produces the protein MVTVLKNVTNVITAIGEMYLFNKHHDNRVWAALFLMIISAISGGITDLSFHAVGYTWQIINCFLTASYSLTLRRVMDTAKQVTKSGDLNEFSMVLLNNTLSIPLGVLLILIFNEVDYLSKTPLLRLPIFWLVMTLSGLLGLAISFTSMWFLHQTGATTYSLVGSLNKIPLSVAGILLFHVPTSLENSASIFFGLLAGVFFARAKMRERS